The following coding sequences lie in one Kamptonema formosum PCC 6407 genomic window:
- the purC gene encoding phosphoribosylaminoimidazolesuccinocarboxamide synthase, with product MSPDSKLYEGKAKILYATDDSEILLTYFKDDATAFNAQKRGTIAGKGEINCAVSRHLFQLLEAKGIPTHFIDCPSPNEMRVRRVQIFPLEVVVRNIAAGSLCQQTGLAVGTVLTPALVEFYYKNDALGDPLLTRDRLLFMQLATPYQLEELQAAARQINEILKGFFNQCGITLVDFKLEFGLDRDRKLILADEISPDTCRLWDQSETDPDKRVMDKDRFRRDLGSVETAYQQVLQRVLAQNV from the coding sequence ATGTCCCCCGACAGCAAACTTTACGAAGGCAAAGCCAAAATCCTCTACGCTACAGATGACAGCGAGATTTTGCTGACCTATTTTAAAGACGACGCTACAGCCTTTAACGCCCAGAAGCGCGGCACTATTGCCGGCAAAGGCGAAATTAACTGTGCCGTATCCCGCCACCTATTTCAGCTACTGGAAGCCAAAGGTATTCCCACTCATTTTATCGACTGCCCCAGCCCTAACGAGATGCGAGTCCGTCGCGTCCAGATTTTCCCCTTGGAAGTTGTAGTCAGGAACATTGCCGCAGGTAGTCTGTGCCAACAAACCGGACTGGCAGTGGGTACAGTTCTCACTCCAGCCCTAGTGGAATTTTATTACAAAAATGATGCACTCGGAGATCCCCTATTAACCCGCGATCGCCTGTTGTTCATGCAACTAGCAACCCCCTATCAACTTGAAGAACTACAAGCCGCCGCCCGTCAAATCAATGAAATTCTCAAAGGGTTTTTCAACCAGTGCGGCATTACCCTGGTAGACTTCAAACTGGAATTTGGACTCGATCGCGATCGTAAACTCATCCTCGCAGATGAAATTAGTCCCGACACCTGTCGCCTCTGGGATCAGTCCGAAACCGACCCCGACAAACGGGTGATGGACAAAGACCGATTCCGCCGCGATTTAGGTTCAGTGGAGACAGCTTATCAACAAGTCCTCCAGCGGGTTTTAGCTCAAAACGTTTAG